The Candidatus Zixiibacteriota bacterium genome window below encodes:
- the ppsA gene encoding phosphoenolpyruvate synthase, whose protein sequence is MSKNNGKKRRLILWFSEIGLDDISIVGGKNASLGEMYRNLTKSGIRVPNGFAITAAAYFYLLKKAGIEKKIKQTLKDLDTTNISNLRERGARVRNLILEAPFPEDLERAITENYARLEKEYGRNVDVAVRSSGTAEDLAEASFAGQQDTFLNIKGTARLLQACRQCFASMFTDRAISYREDQHFDHLSVGLSITVQKMVRSDKGASGVMFSIDTESGHKDMVLINASYGLGEIVVQGAVCPDEFYVHKPTLKKGFPSIVSKSLGTKRLRIVYANGAKRVKTIAVPEKEQQLFSITDDEALQLAKWAVIIEEHYSKKAGYTKPMDIEWAKDGITNDIFIVQARPETVISRRDTQVLEDYVLEKNGKTLVTGHAVGTKVGSGTANIIRDSKYIERFKKGDVLVTHMTDPDWEPIMKIASAIVTDEGGRTSHAAIVSRELGIPAIVGADGATSRIPPNQPVTVSCCEGDIGRVYAGKIPFRIERTSLQKLKRPKKTQLKMIFGTPELAFKVSQIPNDGVGLARLEFIINSYIKVHPLALLNHTDLADEGVRARINALTVGYSDKKAYYVDKLAYGIATIAAAFYPREVIVRLVDFRSNEYADLIGGRQFEPEERNPMIGWRGASRYCDPAYRPAFDLECRAIKRVRDDMGLVNVKVMVPFCRTVEEGKQVIKIMTENGLKRGVNGTEFYVMCEIPSNVILADKFAEIFDGFSIGSNDLTQLTLGLDRDSGRLAHLGNENNEAVRRLIADVIRVAKKYKRKIGICGQGPSDFPDFAKFLVEQGIDSISLNPDAILKTGVYLAKLEGK, encoded by the coding sequence ATGTCCAAAAACAACGGCAAGAAACGCAGGCTTATCCTCTGGTTTTCCGAGATAGGTCTCGATGATATCTCCATCGTCGGCGGCAAAAACGCCTCCCTCGGGGAAATGTACCGCAACCTCACCAAAAGCGGCATAAGAGTCCCCAACGGCTTCGCTATCACCGCGGCAGCCTACTTTTATCTTCTCAAGAAGGCTGGAATCGAAAAGAAAATCAAGCAGACTCTCAAAGATCTCGATACCACCAATATCTCCAACCTTCGCGAACGAGGTGCGCGCGTCCGAAACCTGATTCTTGAGGCTCCCTTTCCCGAGGACCTGGAAAGGGCCATCACAGAGAACTACGCCCGACTGGAGAAGGAGTACGGCCGCAATGTCGATGTCGCGGTCAGGTCCTCGGGGACTGCCGAAGACCTCGCCGAAGCATCCTTTGCCGGCCAGCAAGATACCTTTCTCAACATAAAAGGCACCGCCCGCCTCCTTCAGGCCTGCCGGCAGTGTTTCGCATCGATGTTCACTGACCGGGCCATTTCTTATCGTGAGGATCAGCACTTCGACCACCTTTCGGTCGGTCTGTCTATCACGGTTCAGAAGATGGTGCGCTCGGACAAAGGAGCCTCGGGCGTCATGTTTTCAATCGACACCGAATCGGGGCATAAGGATATGGTCCTGATAAACGCCTCCTATGGCCTGGGCGAGATAGTCGTTCAGGGGGCGGTGTGTCCCGACGAATTCTACGTCCACAAGCCGACCCTGAAAAAAGGATTCCCGTCGATAGTCTCCAAATCCCTCGGAACCAAACGCCTCCGGATTGTCTACGCCAATGGTGCCAAGCGGGTCAAGACTATTGCCGTACCTGAGAAAGAGCAGCAACTCTTCAGCATTACCGACGATGAAGCCCTGCAGCTTGCAAAATGGGCCGTGATCATAGAAGAGCATTATTCTAAGAAAGCGGGTTATACCAAACCGATGGATATCGAGTGGGCCAAGGATGGCATCACCAACGACATCTTCATCGTCCAGGCCCGCCCGGAAACCGTAATCTCCCGACGCGACACCCAGGTTCTCGAAGATTATGTTCTGGAAAAAAACGGAAAAACGCTGGTCACCGGCCACGCCGTGGGAACTAAGGTGGGCTCCGGCACCGCCAACATAATTCGAGACTCCAAGTATATCGAGAGATTTAAGAAAGGGGATGTTCTCGTCACCCACATGACCGATCCGGATTGGGAACCAATCATGAAAATTGCCTCGGCCATCGTCACCGATGAAGGCGGCCGGACTTCTCACGCCGCAATCGTAAGCCGCGAACTGGGTATCCCGGCTATCGTGGGCGCCGATGGAGCCACATCGCGGATTCCGCCCAATCAGCCGGTGACTGTCAGTTGCTGCGAAGGTGATATCGGCAGGGTTTACGCCGGCAAGATTCCGTTTAGAATAGAGCGTACCAGCCTGCAAAAGCTGAAAAGGCCGAAAAAGACCCAACTCAAGATGATCTTCGGCACACCTGAGCTGGCGTTCAAAGTCTCACAGATCCCCAACGATGGTGTCGGTCTGGCCCGACTGGAGTTTATCATAAACTCTTACATCAAAGTTCACCCCCTGGCTTTGTTGAATCACACGGACCTTGCGGACGAGGGCGTGCGGGCCAGAATCAACGCGTTGACGGTGGGCTACTCAGACAAGAAAGCTTACTATGTCGATAAACTCGCCTACGGCATAGCCACGATAGCGGCAGCTTTTTATCCGCGAGAAGTAATAGTCCGGCTGGTTGACTTCCGCTCCAACGAATACGCCGATCTAATAGGCGGCCGGCAGTTCGAGCCGGAGGAACGCAATCCCATGATTGGCTGGCGTGGCGCTTCTCGCTATTGCGACCCGGCCTATCGGCCGGCCTTCGATCTCGAGTGCCGGGCCATCAAAAGAGTCCGTGACGACATGGGGCTGGTCAATGTAAAAGTGATGGTCCCGTTCTGCCGTACTGTCGAGGAAGGCAAACAGGTAATTAAGATAATGACCGAAAACGGCCTGAAGCGTGGTGTTAACGGTACTGAATTTTATGTCATGTGTGAAATACCGTCGAATGTAATCCTCGCGGATAAATTTGCCGAGATATTCGATGGTTTCTCGATTGGCTCCAACGATCTTACGCAGCTTACGCTGGGCCTGGACCGCGACTCGGGACGTCTCGCTCACCTCGGTAATGAAAACAACGAGGCAGTAAGACGTCTGATTGCTGATGTTATCCGGGTGGCCAAAAAGTACAAGCGGAAAATCGGGATCTGCGGCCAGGGGCCTTCTGACTTTCCCGATTTCGCCAAATTCCTTGTTGAGCAGGGAATCGATTCGATATCACTCAACCCCGACGCCATCCTCAAGACCGGCGTGTATCTGGCCAAGCTCGAAGGAAAATAG